In a genomic window of Melitaea cinxia chromosome 27, ilMelCinx1.1, whole genome shotgun sequence:
- the LOC123666945 gene encoding RNA-binding protein Musashi homolog 2, with product MAVAPTDAAKDGVRMRTTPLDTCTLWHGALGGLEVVDGALVGGELAAHVLSAQAAAHAAATAAHQQQQQQIAVQQIKTSPSSGRSTPVATTAGTTSPSPSKLFVGGLSWQTSSEKLREYFAMFGPVTDVLIMKDPVTQRSRGFGFITFQEASSVDKVLAVPVHTLDGKRIDPKHATPKSAPKPAKTKKIFVGGVGQDTSADEVRAYFSQFGLVEDAVMLMDQQTKRHRGFGFVTFHSEEAVERVCDIHFHTIKNKKVECKRAQPKEAVAAAPLALGKRLVLRPGRGLVYGGVGGVGVGGVGVGGVGVGGVGAHYRYAPYALPAGGALVPPAPAPAPALPQFGAAYSLAGVDMSSFQGVDWGAMYGVPMYI from the exons CGGTGCGTTGGGAGGCCTGGAGGTGGTAGACGGTGCGCTGGTAGGCGGCGAGCTGGCTGCTCATGTGTTGAGCGCGCAAGCGGCGGCCCACGCTGCGGCGACCGCTGCCcatcaacaacaacaacaacagatTGCAGTTCAACAAATAA AAACATCGCCATCATCGGGTCGCTCGACCCCAGTGGCTACGACCGCCGGCACCACTTCGCCATCGCCAAGCAAACTCTTCGTGGGCGGTCTCAGCTGGCAGACGAGCTCGGAAAAACTTAGGGAGTACTTCGCCATGTTCGGTCCCGTAACCGACGTTCTCATCATGAAGGATCCAGTCACACAG CGTTCGCGCGGCTTCGGCTTCATCACGTTCCAGGAGGCGTCCTCCGTGGACAAGGTGCTCGCAGTGCCTGTTCACACGCTGGATGGGAAGCGAATCGACCCCAAGCACGCCACCCCCAAGTCGGCCCCCAAGCCTGCCAAGACCAAGAAGATATTCGTCGGCGGCGTCGGCCAGGACACCTCAGCCGACGAGGTCCGCGCCTACTTCTCGCAGTTCGGCCTCGTCGAGGATGCAGTAATGCTGATGGATCAGCAGACGAAGCGCCACCGTGGCTTCGGCTTCGTAACCTTCCACTCGGAGGAGGCAGTCGAGCGCGTGTGCGATATCCACTTCCATACGATCAAAAATAAGAAGGTAGAGTGTAAGCGCGCTCAGCCTAAGGAAGCGGTTGCGGCCGCGCCGCTGGCGCTTGGGAAGCGACTTGTTCTGCGGCCCGGGCGTGGGCTGGTATACGGTGGCGTGGGCGGTGTGGGCGTGGGCGGTGTGGGCGTGGGTGGAGTGGGTGTGGGAGGCGTGGGCGCGCACTATCGCTACGCGCCCTACGCGCTGCCCGCTGGTGGAGCCCTAGTTCCACCTGCCCCCGCCCCCGCACCCGCCCTACCGCAGTTTGGCGCTGCCTACTCGCTGGCCGGCGTCGACATGTCCTCGTTCCAGGGCGTCGACTGGGGCGCCATGTACGGCGTCCCCATGTACATATAG